One stretch of Pedobacter riviphilus DNA includes these proteins:
- a CDS encoding RNA polymerase sigma factor — MMTEKLIALWEGTLVGNERDYEQLHAKLYPKLFVFTSRMLDDDDLVNDLLQDLFIKFWENKEKIGAIRNVEAYFYRSARSIVLNHIRLTKHRETKLTLMPAPSLVFSAEDIMVSNESDSLMKQQMVVALNTLPAKQREILTMRFYDDLSYPQIADILKIRYQSVINHVYRAVQALRQVSDLSSVYAA; from the coding sequence ATGATGACTGAGAAATTAATTGCATTATGGGAAGGTACACTTGTGGGGAATGAGCGAGATTACGAGCAATTGCATGCAAAACTTTATCCAAAACTTTTCGTTTTTACCTCCAGGATGTTAGATGATGATGATCTGGTAAACGATCTGTTACAGGATCTTTTTATTAAATTTTGGGAGAACAAAGAAAAAATCGGAGCAATCAGAAATGTGGAAGCTTACTTTTACAGGTCTGCCAGGTCGATCGTACTTAATCATATCCGTTTAACCAAACACCGTGAAACTAAGTTAACCTTAATGCCCGCTCCAAGCTTAGTATTTTCAGCAGAGGATATTATGGTATCTAATGAATCAGATTCGCTGATGAAACAGCAAATGGTAGTGGCACTTAATACGCTCCCTGCTAAACAGCGTGAAATACTTACCATGCGTTTTTATGATGATCTTAGCTATCCACAGATTGCCGATATCCTTAAAATACGTTATCAATCCGTTATAAATCATGTTTACCGTGCAGTACAAGCGCTTAGGCAGGTCTCAGACCTTTCATCCGTTTATGCAGCTTAA
- a CDS encoding family 43 glycosylhydrolase produces the protein MKPHKMKINHAGRCLLRFVFALFALLYTATGMAQQRKAIFPGELWPDDKGNHIQAHGGGITKVKDTYYWYGEERRQGLDSNYRYVSCYSSKDLMNWKFRGDVFKMTDPDSLGKKWVLERPKVYHNLKTGKYIMYMHIDGQVKGEVGNYKYARVGVAIGNSPTGPYRFIRTFRPLGQVSRDIGQFIDDDGSAYLIFEDRPVKGFHIAKLSEDYLDVEKDICIIKAPLEGGAVVKYNGLYYAIGSALTSWNPNPNKYATAKSLEGPWSEFEDIAPPETNTYGSQSTFMLKVVGTKSTAVIFVADKWKPRTQWDSRYLWMPLEIGDGKLKLPEPKPWRINVKTGETVLFK, from the coding sequence ATGAAACCACATAAAATGAAAATAAACCATGCAGGCAGATGCCTGCTCAGATTTGTCTTTGCCCTGTTTGCATTGTTATACACGGCAACAGGTATGGCACAGCAGCGAAAAGCAATCTTTCCGGGCGAACTTTGGCCAGATGATAAGGGAAATCATATCCAGGCGCACGGTGGAGGGATTACTAAGGTAAAGGATACCTATTACTGGTATGGAGAAGAGCGTCGCCAGGGGTTGGATTCCAATTACAGGTACGTAAGCTGTTATTCTTCAAAAGATCTGATGAATTGGAAATTCAGGGGAGATGTATTTAAAATGACCGATCCCGATAGCCTTGGAAAAAAATGGGTACTGGAACGCCCAAAAGTTTACCATAACCTCAAAACTGGAAAATACATTATGTATATGCATATAGATGGGCAGGTTAAGGGCGAAGTAGGTAATTACAAGTATGCGCGGGTAGGTGTAGCTATTGGCAATTCTCCGACTGGGCCATATAGGTTTATCCGCACATTCCGTCCCTTAGGTCAGGTAAGCCGTGATATTGGCCAATTTATAGATGATGACGGATCTGCATATCTTATTTTTGAAGACAGGCCGGTTAAAGGCTTCCACATTGCAAAACTTTCTGAAGATTATCTGGATGTTGAAAAAGATATCTGTATCATTAAAGCACCATTGGAAGGTGGAGCCGTGGTAAAATATAATGGGCTTTATTATGCAATTGGATCGGCACTCACCAGTTGGAATCCAAACCCCAATAAGTATGCAACTGCTAAATCCCTGGAAGGCCCATGGTCTGAGTTTGAAGATATTGCTCCACCTGAAACCAATACTTATGGCTCACAATCTACCTTTATGCTTAAGGTTGTGGGTACAAAATCAACCGCAGTAATCTTTGTGGCCGACAAATGGAAACCCCGTACCCAATGGGATTCCCGCTACCTTTGGATGCCTCTGGAGATTGGCGATGGTAAACTCAAACTCCCTGAACCTAAACCATGGCGTATCAACGTAAAAACTGGAGAAACAGTGCTCTTTAAATAA
- a CDS encoding alginate lyase family protein, producing MKKLQSLYLIVYFLFFLSSVSFAQKKFIHPGILFSSSDLLRIHHTAQDKNSAGYASFQLLKDNPLASSDYKMKGPFKVISRDGEFGNTKSRMEADFSAAYLNSLMWVATHDQKHAERAIAILLSYADSLQRIPATNDAPLLVGLEGIKIVNVLEILKYDFKTVDPKKLEQIARMVTGIFLPVCEQFYASPAYTNGNWGPIVTKFYLSAAIYLDNQKMYDKAVRFYLHANDNGTIANYVDGKSGQIQESGRDQSHSQLGIGAMATVCEIAWKQGNDLYGALDNRLLKGFEYTASYNLGNEVPFKTWKDITGKYSEWTQISTAGRGRFIPIYQMVYNHYVRRKGLSMPFTQQVIAKTGAEDYDRDQPGFGDLLYLGSK from the coding sequence ATGAAAAAATTGCAGTCTCTTTATTTAATTGTCTATTTCCTGTTTTTTTTAAGCTCCGTTTCATTTGCACAGAAGAAATTTATACATCCTGGTATTTTGTTTTCAAGCTCAGATCTACTAAGAATACACCATACCGCTCAGGATAAAAACTCGGCCGGTTACGCATCATTTCAACTACTAAAAGACAATCCTCTGGCCAGTTCAGATTATAAGATGAAAGGGCCATTTAAGGTAATATCCAGAGATGGAGAATTTGGGAACACCAAGAGCCGTATGGAAGCAGACTTTAGTGCGGCTTATCTTAATAGCCTTATGTGGGTAGCTACCCACGATCAGAAACATGCCGAAAGAGCCATTGCCATTTTGCTGAGCTATGCAGATTCCCTGCAGCGAATTCCGGCTACCAATGATGCTCCATTGTTGGTGGGTTTGGAAGGAATCAAGATTGTCAATGTTCTGGAAATCCTGAAATACGATTTTAAAACTGTTGATCCAAAAAAGCTTGAACAGATAGCCCGCATGGTAACTGGAATCTTTTTACCGGTGTGTGAGCAATTTTATGCAAGCCCTGCCTATACCAATGGAAACTGGGGCCCAATTGTAACCAAATTTTACCTCTCGGCTGCAATCTATCTTGATAATCAGAAAATGTATGATAAGGCGGTACGTTTTTACCTTCATGCTAACGATAACGGAACTATAGCCAACTACGTAGATGGGAAAAGCGGACAGATACAGGAAAGTGGTAGAGATCAGAGCCATTCCCAGTTAGGTATCGGGGCAATGGCCACTGTTTGCGAAATTGCATGGAAACAGGGCAATGACCTTTATGGTGCGCTTGATAACCGACTATTAAAAGGATTTGAATATACCGCCAGCTATAACCTTGGCAACGAGGTTCCTTTTAAAACCTGGAAGGATATTACCGGAAAATATAGTGAATGGACGCAAATTTCTACTGCCGGAAGGGGTAGATTTATCCCTATTTACCAAATGGTTTATAACCATTATGTACGCAGAAAGGGGCTTTCAATGCCGTTTACCCAGCAGGTAATCGCAAAAACGGGTGCTGAAGATTATGATCGGGACCAACCGGGCTTTGGCGACCTACTTTACCTTGGCAGCAAATAA
- a CDS encoding right-handed parallel beta-helix repeat-containing protein, with the protein MSKIFLFLIFPLLMQFTDKTTEYVPAPVPLKSIYVSVSGSDKAEGSAAKPFRTISYAVSKAMPGDKILVSAGVYRESVVFERGGSSTGKRITLQALNRAKVMIKGSDRKTGWVKDKNKLWKCVLDTPQTRMMLFFNSKKLVNVTTLQECSKALRWTKTLEDGKAVIWANFGALDPNVGLTELSVRNIGISAGPGVDYINIEGIAISQIANGYASIYAEQPGAIDTKNGKYWSIIDCSISECHGVGISIGTPGHVYTDVNAGRPEFNDYTDLASVGHHKISKNHIFNCGQAGIFGLIGGTSSIIEDNLIENINQDGGYTGDESAGIRLAMAVDATLTHNLIRRVYGKNGYGVFLGPIFQGARLSRNIISDSNAGLLYLFKNHGPTLFDNNILAMTDTADKKVDGVKMEASEANVFVQNLFYNCSFLNGRQPGMPVSTSNFLPHSLVIKQTIPALNIDHRWYGNLFVGKGAGIAKSTGCEADFNLYADGALPLSWADENSTKAKNSLSFRLEHHQKGVALLWKKEALRPIKIPALTANFLGFFALSKQYIEYPDGKKITINRDFLNMAGTSVRPPGPFYPGQGLKQRIKLF; encoded by the coding sequence ATGAGTAAAATTTTCTTATTTCTGATTTTTCCCTTACTGATGCAATTTACGGACAAAACTACTGAATATGTCCCGGCTCCAGTTCCCCTTAAAAGTATTTATGTTTCCGTATCAGGCAGCGATAAGGCAGAAGGTTCGGCAGCTAAACCTTTCAGAACGATCAGTTATGCTGTTTCAAAGGCCATGCCTGGAGACAAAATACTCGTTTCAGCAGGCGTTTACCGTGAATCGGTGGTGTTTGAGCGCGGTGGAAGTTCAACAGGTAAAAGGATTACACTGCAAGCATTGAACCGCGCAAAAGTGATGATCAAAGGCTCCGATCGGAAAACAGGATGGGTAAAGGATAAAAACAAACTTTGGAAATGTGTGCTGGATACTCCCCAGACCAGGATGATGCTCTTTTTTAACAGTAAGAAACTGGTGAATGTAACTACCCTTCAGGAATGCAGTAAGGCACTGCGCTGGACTAAAACCCTTGAAGACGGGAAAGCGGTAATTTGGGCCAATTTCGGTGCATTAGATCCCAATGTAGGGCTAACGGAGCTTTCGGTTAGGAATATCGGAATTAGTGCCGGGCCCGGTGTAGATTATATTAACATCGAGGGAATTGCCATCAGCCAGATAGCCAATGGTTATGCCTCTATTTATGCAGAACAGCCTGGCGCAATAGATACCAAAAATGGAAAATACTGGAGCATAATAGATTGTTCTATTAGTGAATGCCATGGTGTGGGTATTTCTATAGGCACACCAGGGCATGTTTATACAGATGTTAACGCGGGCAGGCCAGAATTTAACGATTATACGGATCTGGCGTCTGTTGGACATCACAAGATTAGCAAAAACCATATTTTTAATTGTGGGCAGGCAGGTATTTTTGGATTAATTGGAGGTACATCGAGCATTATAGAAGATAATCTGATAGAGAACATCAACCAGGATGGTGGTTATACAGGTGATGAATCTGCAGGTATCCGGTTGGCCATGGCGGTTGATGCTACCCTTACGCATAACCTGATCCGTAGGGTTTATGGAAAAAATGGTTATGGTGTATTTTTAGGGCCGATTTTTCAGGGCGCCCGTTTATCAAGGAATATTATTTCAGATAGTAATGCCGGACTGTTATACCTGTTTAAAAACCACGGACCAACTCTATTTGACAACAATATACTTGCAATGACAGATACCGCAGATAAAAAGGTTGATGGCGTAAAAATGGAGGCATCTGAGGCAAATGTTTTTGTTCAGAACCTGTTCTATAACTGTAGTTTTCTCAATGGCCGACAACCTGGTATGCCAGTATCAACATCCAATTTCTTGCCGCATAGCCTGGTCATCAAACAGACAATCCCTGCGCTAAATATAGACCACAGATGGTACGGGAATCTTTTTGTCGGCAAGGGGGCAGGCATAGCTAAGTCAACGGGGTGTGAGGCAGATTTTAATCTTTATGCAGATGGAGCGCTGCCGCTAAGCTGGGCCGATGAGAATAGCACAAAAGCCAAAAATAGTTTATCCTTCCGCCTGGAACATCATCAGAAAGGTGTAGCATTATTATGGAAAAAAGAAGCATTAAGGCCAATAAAGATTCCGGCATTAACAGCTAACTTTTTAGGTTTTTTTGCGCTGAGTAAGCAATACATAGAATATCCTGATGGAAAAAAGATAACGATTAATAGGGATTTCCTGAATATGGCGGGCACTTCAGTAAGGCCTCCGGGCCCTTTTTATCCAGGGCAGGGCCTTAAACAAAGAATAAAATTATTTTAA